A stretch of the Saccharolobus caldissimus genome encodes the following:
- the fen gene encoding flap endonuclease-1: MGVDLADLVKEVKREISFAEIKGKKVSIDAYNALYQFLAAIRQPDGTPLMDSQGRITSHLSGLFYRTINILEEGIIPIYVFDGKPPEEKRAELERRKKIKEEAEKKLEKAKVEGKVEDMRKYSQAAIKLTNEMVDESKKLLENMGIPVIQAPSEGEAEAAYLNLIGITWASASQDYDSILFGAKRLIRNLTITGKRKLPNKDVYVEITPEIVETDLLLKKLGITREQLIDIAILIGTDYNPGGIKGIGPERALKIIKKYGKIEKAIEYGEIPKRDITFDINEIRNLFLNPQVIKPEKNIDLGEPDENKILEILVKEHNFSEDRVKNGIQRLLKAIREAKGMSRQTGLDQWF; this comes from the coding sequence ATAGGTGTAGATTTAGCTGATCTTGTAAAGGAAGTAAAAAGGGAAATCTCATTTGCGGAAATAAAAGGAAAGAAAGTAAGCATAGATGCCTATAACGCACTATACCAATTTTTAGCAGCTATTAGACAACCAGATGGAACTCCTCTAATGGATTCACAAGGTAGAATAACTAGCCATTTAAGTGGACTTTTTTATAGGACAATTAATATTTTAGAAGAGGGAATAATTCCAATATATGTTTTTGATGGAAAACCACCAGAAGAAAAAAGAGCAGAATTAGAAAGAAGGAAAAAGATCAAAGAAGAGGCTGAAAAGAAATTAGAGAAGGCTAAAGTAGAGGGAAAGGTAGAAGATATGCGAAAATACTCACAAGCTGCAATTAAACTCACAAACGAAATGGTCGATGAAAGTAAAAAATTATTAGAAAATATGGGAATACCAGTTATACAGGCACCTTCCGAGGGAGAGGCTGAAGCAGCTTATCTAAACTTAATAGGTATTACCTGGGCTTCAGCTAGTCAAGATTATGATTCTATTTTATTTGGTGCTAAAAGACTTATAAGAAATCTAACAATAACAGGTAAGAGAAAGTTACCAAATAAAGATGTTTACGTAGAAATTACGCCAGAAATTGTGGAGACGGATCTGCTTCTTAAAAAATTAGGAATTACTAGAGAACAATTAATAGATATAGCAATTTTAATTGGAACAGATTATAATCCTGGAGGAATTAAAGGAATAGGACCGGAAAGGGCGTTAAAAATAATTAAAAAATATGGTAAAATCGAAAAGGCAATTGAATATGGAGAAATTCCTAAAAGGGATATAACGTTCGATATAAATGAAATAAGGAATTTATTCCTTAATCCACAAGTAATTAAACCAGAAAAAAACATAGATCTAGGAGAACCAGATGAAAATAAAATTTTGGAAATACTCGTAAAGGAACATAATTTCAGTGAAGATAGAGTAAAAAATGGAATACAAAGGTTGTTAAAAGCTATAAGAGAAGCTAAAGGTATGTCAAGGCAAACTGGGTTAGATCAATGGTTTTAA
- a CDS encoding precorrin-2 dehydrogenase/sirohydrochlorin ferrochelatase family protein, producing the protein MTVRDYYPIFIDLSHFNVLIIGGGKIGTKRALTMKKYGANVTVLSLSFSQELQNSNISLIKGDASLIDTNFLQKFDLILTCTNNFELNKKICDLAKKIRKLCNNPTNIKDSNFIVPIFYSDKDLEIAITTRGKSSILAKEILSKVKDLINNDEMRNLLDAMYNVKLLLKEKIKDPSIRYILYHKIYDDEVFRSYASKGNLNKALNRVEEIINEYK; encoded by the coding sequence GTGACAGTAAGAGATTATTATCCAATCTTTATTGACCTTTCACATTTTAACGTTTTAATTATAGGTGGTGGCAAAATAGGAACTAAAAGAGCATTGACTATGAAAAAATATGGGGCTAATGTAACGGTTTTAAGTTTAAGTTTTTCTCAAGAACTTCAAAACTCAAATATAAGTCTCATTAAAGGAGATGCAAGCTTAATTGATACTAATTTTTTACAAAAATTTGATTTAATATTAACTTGTACAAATAATTTCGAGCTAAATAAAAAAATTTGCGATCTAGCTAAGAAAATACGAAAATTATGCAATAATCCAACTAACATAAAAGATTCCAATTTTATAGTGCCAATTTTTTATTCAGATAAAGATTTAGAGATAGCTATAACAACTAGAGGCAAATCTAGTATTTTAGCTAAGGAAATTTTATCTAAAGTTAAAGATCTAATAAACAATGATGAGATGAGGAACTTATTAGATGCTATGTATAACGTAAAACTATTATTAAAAGAGAAAATAAAAGATCCTTCAATTAGATATATATTGTATCACAAGATATATGATGATGAAGTATTTAGATCATATGCAAGCAAGGGAAATTTAAATAAGGCCTTAAATAGAGTGGAGGAGATAATTAATGAATACAAATAG
- a CDS encoding glutamyl-tRNA reductase — MNTNSDEFINNYCSVIFTYKTVGISDLHSYYLRETEIKMLHNLVNAELVVLQTCNRVEMYLYSPNKIKDEVDKIIQYLNAVHKKPIGDQAKILCGREAIRHLFLVASGADSLAIGEYEILSQIRSTIDMFRKMGISGKYLQILFERAIKVGRRVREKTNISKGKVGIYSIAIDEAKKIVGDITNKRIAIVGAGEMGEKFASMLYNEGAKNVTILNRTVEKAKALALKYNYNYDSLNLEKIGNFDIAFIAISHDFIQIENKWKTLIIDVSIPPLFSGNNVITLKELEKISLVNLKAREEEMKKIEEIVNEGIDEFIYDYKKEIYDEIIGIIMHRIENIRKNEVIRAINELQKLGIRSQDALEIVDLMSKSMIKKIFEPLFSNVKDIVFNGGDSINYINFLVNIFKDGNIPSNKTEKIKEK, encoded by the coding sequence ATGAATACAAATAGCGACGAATTTATAAATAATTACTGTTCAGTAATATTTACATATAAAACCGTTGGTATTAGTGACTTGCATTCATATTATTTACGAGAAACTGAGATAAAAATGCTTCACAATCTAGTAAATGCAGAGCTAGTAGTATTACAAACATGTAATAGGGTAGAAATGTACCTATATTCTCCTAATAAAATTAAAGATGAAGTAGACAAGATTATACAATACTTAAACGCAGTTCATAAGAAACCCATAGGTGATCAAGCTAAAATTCTTTGCGGAAGGGAAGCGATAAGACATTTATTTTTAGTAGCAAGTGGAGCAGACTCACTCGCTATAGGAGAGTATGAAATCCTCTCTCAAATTAGATCCACTATTGATATGTTTAGAAAAATGGGTATAAGCGGAAAATACTTGCAAATACTTTTTGAAAGAGCAATTAAGGTGGGTAGAAGAGTTAGAGAAAAAACAAACATCTCAAAAGGTAAAGTAGGCATTTACTCCATTGCGATAGATGAGGCTAAGAAAATTGTGGGAGATATTACTAATAAAAGAATTGCAATAGTAGGTGCGGGCGAAATGGGTGAAAAATTTGCCAGCATGTTATATAATGAAGGAGCTAAAAACGTGACAATATTAAATAGAACTGTAGAAAAAGCTAAAGCATTAGCGTTAAAATATAACTATAATTATGACAGTTTAAATCTAGAGAAAATAGGGAATTTTGATATAGCTTTTATAGCAATCTCTCATGATTTTATACAAATTGAGAATAAGTGGAAAACTTTAATAATAGATGTGTCAATTCCCCCATTATTTAGTGGAAATAATGTCATCACGCTTAAAGAATTGGAAAAAATTTCGCTGGTTAACTTAAAGGCTAGAGAAGAAGAGATGAAAAAAATAGAGGAAATTGTTAATGAAGGAATTGATGAGTTTATATATGATTACAAAAAAGAAATTTATGATGAAATAATAGGTATAATTATGCATAGAATAGAAAATATCAGAAAAAATGAAGTAATAAGAGCAATTAATGAGCTCCAGAAATTAGGTATAAGAAGTCAAGATGCCTTAGAAATAGTTGATTTGATGAGCAAGTCTATGATTAAAAAGATATTTGAACCATTGTTTAGCAACGTTAAGGACATTGTTTTTAATGGCGGAGACTCGATTAACTACATTAACTTCCTAGTGAATATATTTAAGGATGGTAACATTCCCAGTAATAAGACCGAGAAGATTAAGGAAAAATAA
- the hemB gene encoding porphobilinogen synthase: MVTFPVIRPRRLRKNKLIRDLVAETELSEKDLILPIFIKESINEPEPISSMPGINRYPLNDKLINYVETSYENGIRSVILFGIPSYKDDIASSAYDKNGVIQRAVRMIKDSFGDKIIVITDECTDEYTSHGHCGLVRYKDSTYIIDNDESLKIHAKIALSQAEAGADIIAPSSMMDGVVGEIRKALDEAGFYETLIMSYSVKYASALYGPFREAAYSKPAFGDRRGYQMDPRNAFEALKEAKLDIEEGADILMVKPAHTYLDVIRLVKTNFPEYPLAAYHVSGEYSMIKAAAINGWIDERTVVLEITTAIKRAGADFIITYYANEIARWIKEGVPF; the protein is encoded by the coding sequence ATGGTAACATTCCCAGTAATAAGACCGAGAAGATTAAGGAAAAATAAGTTAATAAGGGATTTAGTAGCTGAAACTGAATTATCAGAAAAAGATCTTATATTACCTATATTTATAAAGGAAAGTATAAACGAACCAGAACCAATTAGCAGTATGCCAGGAATAAATAGGTATCCTCTTAATGACAAGTTAATTAATTATGTTGAGACAAGTTATGAAAACGGAATAAGAAGCGTTATATTATTTGGTATACCATCGTATAAGGATGATATAGCATCGTCTGCCTATGATAAAAATGGTGTAATTCAAAGAGCTGTGAGAATGATAAAAGATAGTTTCGGCGATAAGATTATAGTGATTACAGATGAGTGTACAGATGAATATACATCACATGGACATTGTGGTTTAGTCAGATATAAGGACTCAACGTATATAATAGATAACGATGAGAGTTTAAAAATACATGCAAAAATAGCTTTAAGTCAGGCAGAAGCCGGGGCTGATATTATAGCTCCTTCAAGCATGATGGATGGGGTAGTTGGAGAAATAAGAAAAGCCTTAGATGAAGCAGGTTTCTATGAAACGCTAATTATGTCATATAGCGTAAAATACGCGTCAGCATTGTATGGACCATTTAGAGAAGCAGCTTATTCTAAACCAGCATTTGGAGATAGAAGAGGATATCAAATGGATCCGAGAAATGCCTTTGAAGCTCTCAAAGAAGCAAAATTGGACATAGAAGAAGGTGCTGACATATTAATGGTAAAACCTGCCCATACATATTTAGATGTTATTAGATTAGTCAAGACAAATTTCCCAGAATACCCTTTAGCAGCATATCATGTAAGTGGGGAATATAGTATGATTAAGGCTGCTGCAATTAACGGTTGGATAGATGAGAGAACGGTTGTGCTAGAGATAACTACAGCAATCAAGAGGGCAGGGGCGGATTTTATTATAACATACTATGCTAATGAAATAGCTAGATGGATAAAAGAGGGTGTACCTTTTTGA
- the hemL gene encoding glutamate-1-semialdehyde 2,1-aminomutase has product MDKRGCTFLTNSEELWKEANKLFAGGVNSPVRAAVKPFPFFVERGKGAIIYTVEGKRLIDYVLGYGPLILGHSPDSVKEKLIKQLDKGWLFGTPSELEIELARKITSHIPSAQKVRFVNSGTEATMNAIRLARGYTKRSKILKFNGNYHGSHDYVLIEAGSAATEYSIPTSDGIPVEIIKTVEVCEFNDLDCVNSKLKKEDVAGVIVEPIMGNSGVILPEKEFLKGLRELTRTYNSLLIFDEVITGFRVSIGGAQTLYQIYPDITTLGKIIGGGLPIGAIAGKADIIDNFTPSGKVFNAGTFNANPLSMAAGIATIEELEKGYPYNIANKAAKAIVEELENIIKVKHTINHISSMFQIFFGVDNIKNYSDVKKANREYYMRLHELLLREGVFIPPSQYETIFTSASHDNDIVNETLYKFKKVISELM; this is encoded by the coding sequence ATGGATAAAAGAGGGTGTACCTTTTTGACAAACAGTGAAGAATTGTGGAAAGAAGCTAATAAGCTATTTGCAGGAGGAGTTAATAGTCCTGTTAGGGCAGCAGTTAAACCATTTCCTTTTTTCGTAGAACGAGGAAAGGGGGCAATAATATATACAGTTGAAGGCAAAAGATTAATAGACTATGTATTAGGCTATGGGCCTTTAATTTTAGGTCATTCTCCAGATTCGGTTAAAGAAAAACTTATCAAACAGTTAGATAAAGGTTGGTTGTTTGGAACACCGTCAGAATTAGAGATAGAATTAGCAAGAAAAATAACATCCCACATACCCTCTGCACAAAAAGTAAGATTTGTAAATAGTGGGACAGAAGCTACAATGAATGCGATAAGACTTGCAAGAGGTTACACTAAACGAAGCAAAATATTAAAATTTAATGGTAACTATCATGGGTCACATGATTATGTACTAATAGAGGCAGGAAGTGCAGCTACAGAATATAGTATACCAACATCTGACGGAATACCAGTTGAAATTATAAAAACTGTAGAGGTATGTGAATTTAATGATCTTGATTGCGTAAATAGTAAACTAAAAAAGGAAGATGTAGCAGGAGTTATCGTAGAGCCAATAATGGGTAACTCTGGAGTTATATTGCCCGAAAAGGAATTTTTAAAGGGATTAAGAGAACTTACACGAACCTATAATTCTCTTTTAATATTTGACGAAGTGATAACTGGTTTTAGAGTAAGTATAGGTGGAGCTCAAACACTATACCAAATATATCCAGATATTACTACACTAGGGAAAATAATAGGTGGAGGATTACCAATAGGTGCAATAGCTGGTAAGGCCGATATAATAGACAATTTTACACCTTCTGGTAAGGTGTTTAATGCAGGAACATTTAATGCTAATCCACTCTCCATGGCTGCAGGTATTGCAACTATAGAAGAGTTAGAAAAAGGCTACCCATATAATATAGCTAATAAAGCAGCTAAGGCAATTGTAGAAGAATTAGAAAATATAATAAAGGTAAAACATACAATAAATCACATTTCTAGTATGTTTCAAATATTTTTTGGAGTAGATAACATTAAGAACTATTCTGATGTGAAGAAAGCTAATAGGGAATATTATATGAGACTTCATGAACTATTGCTAAGAGAAGGTGTCTTCATACCGCCAAGTCAATACGAGACAATATTTACCTCAGCTTCTCACGATAATGATATAGTTAATGAGACCTTGTATAAATTTAAAAAAGTTATAAGTGAGTTAATGTGA
- the hemC gene encoding hydroxymethylbilane synthase, which produces MKIRIASRGSKLSKIQVDMVGQKLKELGIEYEMIEIKTKADIFSNEPLYKLGKGVFEKEVNEAVLEGKADIAVHSMKDILTQINPNLEIFGVLKRDPPNDVLISDKNIDKIESNAIIGTSSIRRKNFVTFLRGDLQVKDLRGNVDTRIKKYLSGEYNAIIVAEASIKRLNINVKYFRLNIYDFTPEPNQGIIVVIGRKKDEELKKIFKKINDEDTLAEALAERAAVSILGGGCHSPIGVLFRKEGNELFGIGSFSDGKRKITTIISKSGDPVQIGSELGLMLKKEIKNEGIIF; this is translated from the coding sequence GTGAAAATACGAATTGCATCTAGAGGCAGTAAACTAAGTAAAATTCAGGTAGATATGGTAGGACAGAAATTAAAAGAGTTAGGAATAGAATATGAAATGATAGAAATTAAGACAAAAGCCGATATTTTCTCTAATGAACCTCTATATAAATTAGGGAAAGGGGTATTTGAAAAGGAAGTTAATGAAGCTGTATTAGAAGGTAAAGCAGATATTGCGGTACATAGTATGAAAGATATACTTACACAAATAAATCCGAATCTAGAAATATTTGGAGTACTTAAAAGAGATCCCCCTAATGACGTACTAATATCTGATAAAAACATAGATAAAATAGAGTCTAATGCTATTATAGGTACAAGTAGCATTAGACGAAAAAACTTCGTAACTTTTTTAAGAGGAGATCTACAAGTCAAAGATCTCAGAGGAAACGTAGATACTAGAATTAAAAAGTATTTATCAGGCGAATATAACGCTATAATAGTAGCAGAAGCTTCTATAAAAAGATTAAATATAAATGTGAAATATTTTAGACTTAATATTTATGATTTCACACCAGAGCCAAATCAAGGGATAATAGTCGTTATAGGAAGGAAGAAAGACGAAGAGCTTAAGAAGATTTTTAAAAAAATTAATGATGAAGATACTTTAGCAGAAGCCTTAGCAGAAAGGGCTGCAGTCAGTATATTAGGTGGGGGATGTCATTCTCCTATTGGTGTACTGTTTCGTAAAGAAGGAAATGAATTATTTGGTATCGGAAGCTTTAGCGATGGAAAAAGAAAAATTACGACTATAATTAGCAAATCAGGAGACCCGGTTCAAATAGGATCAGAATTAGGACTTATGCTAAAAAAGGAGATAAAAAATGAGGGTATTATTTTTTAG
- a CDS encoding uroporphyrinogen-III synthase, whose amino-acid sequence MRVLFFRPEEITQSFKDYLGLLSNQKLEIINIPLFKIKCIKYTLPNNINEYEAIAFTSQNSVLCFTHINEIKNHKIYAIGDETSELLRNIFNINPIIPKRFTSIELAKKLLEDRVTSVIAIRSKRASDDMKKILEGKIRYIEIYDYDIEIIEENIEKARNLIENCKIDGIAITSSLIAKIIGKYINNSCNIKIFSIGPLTTRALMETINGVKIIESKTHSIKGILETIIMEMKSNG is encoded by the coding sequence ATGAGGGTATTATTTTTTAGACCAGAAGAAATAACGCAAAGTTTTAAAGATTATCTAGGATTATTAAGTAACCAAAAATTGGAAATAATAAATATACCTCTATTTAAAATAAAATGTATAAAATATACTTTGCCTAATAATATTAATGAATATGAAGCCATAGCGTTCACTAGTCAAAATTCAGTATTATGTTTTACTCATATAAATGAAATTAAAAATCATAAGATATATGCAATAGGTGATGAGACATCTGAGTTACTAAGAAATATATTCAATATAAATCCTATAATCCCTAAGCGGTTCACTAGTATAGAATTAGCTAAAAAATTATTAGAGGATAGAGTAACTAGTGTAATTGCAATAAGAAGTAAAAGAGCTTCTGACGATATGAAAAAGATATTAGAGGGTAAAATTCGATATATCGAAATATATGATTATGACATAGAGATAATAGAAGAGAATATTGAAAAAGCAAGAAATCTTATAGAAAATTGTAAGATAGATGGCATTGCAATAACTAGTTCATTAATAGCAAAAATTATAGGAAAATACATTAATAATAGTTGTAATATAAAAATTTTCAGTATAGGTCCACTAACAACTAGAGCTTTAATGGAAACTATAAATGGGGTAAAAATAATAGAAAGTAAAACCCATTCTATAAAGGGTATCTTAGAAACTATTATAATGGAGATGAAATCAAATGGATGA
- a CDS encoding alkaline phosphatase family protein — MHILKTLLIVLDGISYSIFEQFRYNLQTMNYLIDNGSYGKLESVFPAITPVALASLFSGDLPINHGITSPKIFVKGNSLSKPLSAYSSLALKADPVWYILAKKGYKVIVTAAPQALPDKWKLDNLTLLDPYKGRIKECSKGYIISVGENNILGLNIKMEFNNEEYIIKITDIENNNVIIDLKKKQWSKPIEAVMKCKDKNTKGIFMLKGLDKYVYMSPPAFLIPSWSNNSELQRQVWDNVIKKHGMNLDGDYFSLKSNLISFEDYYDTIKLTFNFFYNYSLFILKNNQWDFAITYLPIIDNIQHLLYGINDSKSLDYIFQTYKMADEFVKAHLELAENVIICSDHGINKIKKRVYINKILEKLNVLKIEGNNIDWKRTKAYYGGGGIIRINLKNREKFGIVKANEFSKLVKYITNNLEKMEDSNNEKIFTVIYSNESPADDRQGDIVIMSVNPKYSISNSIDKDTIIEDVIPYNTITADHGYYKDEDIKGIVIFYGKSFKRRRINARIIDIIPTILKIYGTNVKVDGKVLDEVLKDELTSSPK; from the coding sequence GTGCACATTTTGAAAACATTGCTAATAGTTCTAGATGGCATTAGCTATTCCATTTTTGAACAATTCAGATATAATTTACAAACAATGAATTATTTGATAGATAATGGAAGTTATGGTAAGTTAGAAAGTGTCTTCCCAGCGATAACACCAGTAGCTCTTGCCTCATTATTCTCTGGAGACCTGCCCATAAATCATGGAATAACATCCCCTAAGATTTTCGTAAAAGGAAATAGTCTAAGCAAACCTCTATCTGCGTATAGTAGTTTAGCATTAAAAGCTGATCCAGTTTGGTATATTTTAGCTAAAAAAGGATATAAAGTAATAGTCACCGCAGCTCCTCAAGCTCTTCCTGATAAATGGAAACTCGATAACTTAACATTATTAGACCCATATAAGGGAAGGATTAAAGAGTGTAGTAAAGGTTACATAATATCTGTAGGAGAAAATAATATATTAGGGTTAAATATAAAAATGGAATTTAATAATGAAGAATACATAATAAAAATAACTGATATAGAAAATAATAATGTAATAATAGATTTAAAGAAAAAACAATGGTCTAAGCCAATAGAGGCAGTAATGAAGTGTAAAGATAAAAATACTAAAGGAATTTTTATGTTAAAAGGTTTAGATAAGTATGTATATATGAGCCCGCCCGCATTTCTCATACCTAGTTGGTCAAACAATAGCGAATTACAAAGACAAGTGTGGGACAACGTTATAAAAAAGCATGGGATGAATCTGGATGGGGATTATTTTTCATTAAAATCAAATTTAATTTCGTTTGAAGACTACTATGATACGATAAAATTAACTTTTAATTTCTTCTATAATTATTCACTTTTTATACTAAAAAATAACCAGTGGGATTTTGCAATAACATATTTACCAATTATAGATAACATTCAACATTTACTATACGGGATAAACGATTCAAAATCATTAGATTATATTTTTCAAACATATAAAATGGCTGATGAATTTGTAAAGGCACATTTAGAATTAGCTGAAAATGTCATTATTTGTTCTGATCATGGAATAAACAAAATAAAGAAAAGAGTTTATATTAATAAGATACTAGAAAAACTTAATGTGTTAAAAATAGAAGGTAATAATATTGATTGGAAGAGAACGAAAGCGTATTATGGTGGAGGAGGGATAATTAGAATAAATCTTAAGAATAGAGAAAAATTTGGAATTGTGAAAGCTAATGAATTTAGTAAATTAGTAAAGTATATAACAAATAATCTAGAGAAAATGGAAGATAGTAATAATGAGAAAATATTTACTGTAATTTATTCTAATGAAAGTCCAGCTGATGACAGACAAGGTGATATAGTTATAATGTCAGTTAATCCAAAATACTCGATCTCAAATAGCATAGATAAAGACACGATAATTGAAGACGTTATACCTTATAACACTATAACCGCAGACCATGGATATTATAAAGATGAAGATATTAAAGGAATTGTTATCTTTTATGGCAAAAGTTTCAAAAGAAGAAGAATAAATGCCAGGATAATTGACATAATTCCAACAATATTAAAGATTTATGGAACGAATGTAAAAGTCGATGGAAAAGTATTAGATGAGGTATTAAAAGATGAACTTACCAGTAGTCCTAAGTAA
- a CDS encoding (2Fe-2S)-binding protein → MNLPVVLSKRHKRDRSIKDCEPGLPYTEVIIKGKRVNLCENVIGNKKRNIIRISFSNDLLHSKILRKYPNIIKIYSKYLINLPTTISEENKIENIENINVDNLIIGGDTSALGILSELSKNEKTVMISFKVLNDIEIEKTLIPQIQKEKFLKTLKDIIKENEGKILKGILLGKFDEGIGFLAGNKILLIRPKRTFLATGGRYIPPIFKGNDIPGIISKNLYMKLSEKFNHVIVIGNSDDAVKPLFNVKGKRILITNGVLFFSKYYKELIDENGIEIVKIKNLEVKRKKDKIITIADWHHFYSDVIVYAVIKQPKIDHASNLGIYYTFNTYFHIYMPYHTIEGKSEEYIYIAGGMRGISDEYTSFLSGKAAANIRYIDELITNMKDYTYIFEFYYNSDRRENPSPYLYGEDGYVCECEDIKLNEIKNQLKRGFNKVEEIKRTTGLGTGECQGKFCTYIIGSLIRDNELITFRSPLYRLVV, encoded by the coding sequence ATGAACTTACCAGTAGTCCTAAGTAAAAGACACAAACGAGATAGAAGTATCAAGGATTGTGAACCAGGATTACCATATACTGAAGTAATAATTAAAGGGAAAAGAGTAAATTTATGTGAAAATGTTATAGGAAATAAAAAGAGAAATATAATAAGAATTTCATTTAGTAATGATTTATTGCATAGTAAAATATTACGTAAATATCCTAACATTATAAAAATATACTCTAAATATCTAATCAATTTGCCAACAACTATATCAGAGGAAAATAAAATTGAAAACATCGAAAACATAAATGTAGATAATCTAATTATAGGTGGTGATACTTCTGCTTTAGGAATACTTTCCGAACTAAGTAAAAATGAGAAAACAGTAATGATATCATTTAAAGTATTAAATGATATAGAGATAGAAAAGACATTAATACCTCAAATACAAAAAGAAAAATTTTTGAAAACATTAAAGGATATAATAAAGGAAAACGAGGGGAAAATATTAAAAGGAATATTATTAGGCAAATTTGATGAGGGAATAGGGTTTTTAGCTGGAAACAAAATATTATTGATAAGACCTAAAAGAACGTTTTTAGCAACTGGAGGTAGATATATTCCACCAATATTTAAAGGAAATGACATACCAGGCATAATATCCAAAAATTTATACATGAAGCTAAGTGAAAAATTCAATCATGTAATTGTTATAGGGAATAGTGATGACGCTGTAAAACCATTATTTAACGTTAAAGGTAAACGTATACTAATAACAAATGGGGTACTATTTTTTTCTAAATATTATAAGGAATTAATAGATGAAAATGGAATAGAGATAGTTAAAATAAAAAATCTAGAAGTTAAAAGAAAAAAAGACAAAATTATAACTATTGCAGATTGGCATCACTTTTATTCTGACGTAATAGTTTATGCAGTAATTAAACAACCTAAAATAGATCACGCATCAAATTTAGGAATTTATTATACTTTTAACACTTACTTTCACATTTATATGCCCTATCATACAATAGAGGGCAAATCAGAAGAATATATATATATAGCAGGTGGAATGAGAGGAATTTCTGATGAATATACATCGTTTTTAAGTGGTAAAGCCGCAGCAAACATAAGATATATTGACGAACTAATAACAAATATGAAAGACTATACATATATATTTGAGTTTTATTACAATTCAGATAGAAGAGAAAATCCATCACCATATTTGTATGGAGAAGACGGTTACGTGTGCGAATGTGAGGATATAAAATTAAACGAGATAAAAAATCAACTAAAAAGAGGATTTAATAAAGTAGAAGAGATAAAAAGAACAACTGGGTTAGGAACTGGAGAATGCCAAGGGAAATTCTGCACATACATAATAGGAAGCCTAATACGTGATAATGAACTAATAACTTTTAGAAGTCCTCTATACAGACTGGTGGTATAA